One segment of Thermosynechococcus sp. HN-54 DNA contains the following:
- a CDS encoding NAD(P)/FAD-dependent oxidoreductase, translating into MARVVVLGAGIGGLPTAYELKHRLGDRHAVVLVSDVDRFTFIPGLVAVALGHNSLERLQVPLETVSRRHRLTWVQGKVQRVDPEAKKVYLPEQTLDYDYLVIATGAELALDLIPGLGIHSHSVCTPAHAVAAHRAWQEFLKDPKDLVVGAAPGASCFGPAYEFLFLAEHALRRHGLRDRVKITFITPEPYVGHLGIGGLANSDQLTRNLIEERGIETITNAEITALEPHRILLRDGRSIPFGYSMILPSFRGASFVRACGLGNEKGFLPLLPTLQHPNYPEIYGVGISVHLQPLEVTPVPVGLPKTGQMTEEMAIAASHNIAVALGELAADPVVPTLDALCFADFGDTGIAYIAAPVIPEALGQKRRLAYAIQGLWVSWVKAVFEHYFLLKMRWGLSVPWFEQWGLRLFFGLSLVRPLQSTALLEQQPTVKV; encoded by the coding sequence ATGGCACGGGTGGTTGTCCTAGGGGCGGGCATCGGCGGATTGCCCACAGCCTATGAATTGAAGCATCGTTTGGGCGATCGCCATGCAGTGGTCTTAGTCTCCGATGTGGATCGCTTTACGTTTATTCCGGGACTAGTGGCGGTTGCCCTAGGACACAATTCCCTCGAACGCCTACAAGTACCCTTAGAGACGGTGAGCCGTCGGCATCGGTTGACATGGGTGCAGGGCAAAGTGCAGCGGGTTGATCCTGAAGCAAAGAAGGTTTATTTGCCTGAGCAAACCCTTGACTACGACTACTTAGTGATTGCCACAGGGGCAGAACTCGCCCTCGATCTGATTCCCGGCCTTGGCATCCATAGTCATTCGGTGTGTACTCCCGCCCATGCAGTGGCCGCCCATAGAGCATGGCAAGAATTTCTCAAAGACCCCAAGGACTTAGTTGTGGGTGCGGCGCCGGGAGCCAGTTGCTTTGGACCTGCCTATGAATTTCTGTTTTTGGCGGAGCATGCCCTGCGGCGTCATGGGTTGCGCGATCGCGTCAAGATCACGTTCATTACCCCTGAACCCTACGTTGGCCACTTGGGAATTGGCGGCTTGGCCAACAGCGATCAACTCACCCGCAACTTGATTGAGGAACGGGGCATTGAAACGATCACCAACGCTGAGATCACCGCCCTTGAGCCGCATCGGATTCTGCTACGAGATGGACGGAGCATCCCCTTTGGCTACAGCATGATTTTGCCGTCCTTTCGCGGAGCCTCGTTTGTGCGCGCCTGCGGCCTTGGCAATGAAAAGGGATTTTTGCCCCTGCTGCCTACCCTTCAACATCCCAACTATCCTGAGATCTATGGGGTTGGCATTAGTGTTCACCTTCAGCCTTTAGAAGTCACCCCTGTTCCCGTGGGGTTGCCCAAAACCGGGCAAATGACCGAGGAGATGGCGATCGCTGCCAGCCACAATATTGCTGTTGCCCTTGGGGAATTAGCCGCTGACCCTGTCGTGCCAACACTGGATGCCCTCTGTTTTGCTGACTTTGGTGATACGGGTATTGCCTATATTGCCGCTCCTGTGATTCCTGAGGCCCTCGGGCAAAAGCGCCGCTTGGCCTACGCCATTCAAGGATTGTGGGTCAGTTGGGTCAAGGCTGTCTTTGAGCACTACTTCCTGCTGAAAATGAGATGGGGGCTAAGTGTTCCTTGGTTTGAACAGTGGGGACTGCGGCTATTCTTTGGCCTCTCCCTCGTGCGTCCCCTGCAATCCACCGCGTTGCTAGAGCAGCAACCAACCGTGAAAGTTTAA
- a CDS encoding single-stranded DNA-binding protein yields the protein MALSRQPLGLYWKEHDLLEAHRMNSCVLFAEVIQAPELRYTQENQMAVATMVVQFASLRSEEPPMSLRTVAWGNLGQKMQAECKVGDRLILEGRLKMDTIDRPEGFKEKRAELVVSRFYTVEGNIVDHPAQPATAPMATPAVTAPVTPRVAPPPPEPEDINLDEVPF from the coding sequence GTGGCCTTGTCGCGGCAGCCGTTGGGACTATACTGGAAAGAACACGACCTGTTGGAAGCCCATCGGATGAATAGTTGCGTCCTCTTTGCAGAAGTGATTCAAGCGCCAGAACTGCGCTACACCCAAGAAAATCAGATGGCAGTGGCGACAATGGTGGTGCAGTTTGCCAGCTTGCGCAGTGAAGAGCCACCTATGAGTTTGCGGACAGTAGCTTGGGGCAATTTGGGGCAAAAAATGCAGGCGGAGTGCAAAGTGGGCGATCGCCTGATCCTCGAAGGTCGGCTAAAAATGGACACGATTGACCGCCCGGAAGGCTTCAAAGAAAAACGTGCCGAGCTGGTGGTGAGCCGTTTCTACACCGTTGAAGGAAATATTGTGGATCATCCGGCACAGCCGGCAACCGCCCCCATGGCCACACCCGCAGTTACAGCACCTGTGACACCTAGGGTGGCACCCCCACCCCCTGAACCCGAAGATATTAACCTAGATGAGGTGCCTTTCTAG